Proteins encoded by one window of Pyrinomonadaceae bacterium:
- a CDS encoding O-antigen ligase family protein, whose translation MTTSFSNAPVAVREEPRQVQIRKPAPPPVRRRHTLASRLAFVTICTAIVVATLAYGTVHNWALALFTLSALVMVLLWAVDAVVLRSVLLPVNPLQWPLVGMVLLGLFQLLPLRTHDPAGLPLSPVRSLSLDPYSTRLVVVQVAALLIYFGATSLFVDGPRRLRALVRTITIFGFVLAIFGLTQSFTSDGTRVYWYRQIGQSTAFGPFINRHHFAGFMLMAVSIPFALLLSGAIENYKRPLYAFAAVVMAMSLIATNSRGATIALGAQIFVLVVTASFGWGKKKEQSRTRRLRAAALRGGIAVAVVVLLIGGALLLSGPEVFTRFLGTPIADDPTTGRAHFWRVTLDVIKAYPLIGSGLGSFGAIYTRYDTRNGLYRLEQAHNDYLQTISDAGIIGAILGLAFIFILFRRGFARRETHDRFRRAVTTGALAGCFAALVHSFFDFPLHTTANALLFLILAAIATQDTRINTTYQPARKRRRRSSRRAESESPPGDGRASEPATAEL comes from the coding sequence ATGACGACTTCATTCTCCAACGCACCAGTGGCGGTCCGGGAAGAGCCGCGGCAAGTGCAAATCAGGAAGCCCGCGCCCCCGCCCGTTAGGCGCCGGCACACGCTCGCCAGCCGGTTGGCATTCGTGACCATCTGCACGGCGATCGTGGTGGCGACCCTGGCTTACGGCACGGTCCACAACTGGGCGCTCGCCCTCTTTACGTTAAGTGCGCTCGTAATGGTCCTGCTTTGGGCAGTGGACGCGGTGGTTTTGCGCTCAGTCTTGTTGCCAGTTAATCCGCTGCAGTGGCCGCTGGTTGGGATGGTGCTGCTTGGATTGTTTCAGCTCTTGCCGTTGCGGACACACGACCCGGCAGGGCTGCCACTCTCGCCCGTGCGATCGCTCTCACTGGATCCGTACTCCACACGTTTGGTTGTTGTCCAGGTCGCCGCGTTGCTGATTTATTTTGGCGCCACTTCTCTGTTTGTGGACGGTCCGCGCCGATTGAGGGCGCTCGTCAGGACCATCACTATCTTCGGATTTGTTCTGGCCATCTTTGGACTGACGCAGTCGTTCACCAGCGACGGCACGCGCGTTTATTGGTACCGTCAAATTGGGCAGAGCACCGCTTTCGGACCGTTCATCAATCGCCATCATTTCGCCGGGTTTATGTTGATGGCCGTTTCCATCCCCTTTGCGCTGCTGCTTTCGGGCGCGATTGAAAATTACAAGCGCCCGCTGTATGCGTTCGCGGCGGTGGTGATGGCCATGTCACTGATCGCGACGAATTCGCGCGGCGCCACAATCGCTCTCGGCGCTCAGATCTTCGTTTTGGTCGTGACGGCGAGCTTTGGCTGGGGCAAGAAAAAGGAACAGTCGCGCACCAGGAGACTTCGCGCCGCGGCGCTGCGCGGTGGAATTGCAGTGGCTGTCGTGGTGCTGCTAATCGGCGGCGCCCTGTTGTTGAGCGGTCCGGAAGTTTTCACGCGTTTCCTCGGCACGCCGATCGCCGACGATCCGACGACGGGCCGCGCGCATTTTTGGCGAGTCACGCTCGACGTTATCAAAGCATACCCGCTGATCGGCTCAGGCCTGGGTTCGTTCGGCGCGATCTACACGCGCTATGACACGCGCAACGGTCTCTACCGCCTTGAGCAGGCGCACAACGATTATTTGCAGACGATTTCCGACGCCGGAATCATCGGCGCTATCCTCGGGCTCGCGTTCATCTTTATCCTGTTTCGCCGCGGGTTCGCGCGCCGCGAGACGCACGACCGGTTCCGGCGCGCAGTGACCACCGGCGCGCTGGCGGGCTGTTTTGCGGCGCTGGTACACAGCTTTTTCGATTTTCCGCTGCACACGACGGCGAACGCTCTCCTGTTTTTAATCCTCGCCGCGATCGCGACCCAGGACACGCGCATCAACACGACCTACCAGCCGGCCCGCAAACGAAGGCGGCGCTCGTCACGTCGCGCCGAGTCTGAATCACCACCCGGCGACGGCCGGGCGAGCGAGCCGGCTACGGCGGAATTGTAA
- a CDS encoding carbohydrate binding domain-containing protein, producing MSLSSSPASIEVRLPGSARLLMLIPALLAILVGGFCLRWQVGATVSEVATTGETPNLELARVAARWAPDDPFVHWRLGSVTRREFSASSIQETVREFEVAVRLSPNDFRYWEELGRALEMAGDRAAAEKALRRATFLAPNYYHPHWRLGNLLLRLNRYEEAFQHLFRAADARGELWPQVINLAWQAFDGDVDRIANEAGKNPTVRVLFAWYLVGMKHYDDALRLWETLTPDVQSKLQGQGRNLRKALLDAKQFRAALEVHRDIEPRDAVPDPEVFLNGGFEELITVPVTKPFGWTIASNVQAQVSINNEGHGGRRSVQIVLSAANGLERINATQTIVVQPHAKYRLEFYARTDKLNSASTPVVNIFDPKYDKGIASSASLPTGTNGWQKYSIDFTMSDGDGIVITIGCPPCPVGNVCPIFGTIWYDDFILQRTSGGPGRAAASANQEARAPAR from the coding sequence ATGTCCCTCTCAAGTTCCCCGGCCAGCATTGAAGTCCGCTTACCTGGATCCGCCAGACTGCTGATGCTTATTCCGGCACTGCTGGCAATTCTCGTCGGCGGGTTTTGTCTGCGTTGGCAGGTCGGCGCCACGGTTTCTGAAGTCGCAACCACCGGCGAAACTCCGAACCTGGAACTCGCCCGCGTGGCCGCGCGCTGGGCGCCGGACGACCCCTTCGTTCATTGGCGGTTGGGCTCAGTGACGCGCCGCGAGTTTAGCGCGAGCAGCATTCAAGAGACGGTGCGCGAGTTCGAAGTCGCGGTGCGCCTTTCCCCAAATGATTTTCGCTACTGGGAAGAGCTGGGACGCGCACTGGAAATGGCCGGCGATCGCGCGGCGGCTGAGAAGGCGTTGCGGCGCGCAACTTTTCTGGCTCCGAACTACTATCACCCGCACTGGCGACTAGGCAATTTGCTGCTGCGGTTGAACCGATACGAAGAGGCTTTCCAGCATCTCTTTCGCGCGGCCGATGCACGCGGCGAACTTTGGCCGCAGGTTATCAACCTGGCCTGGCAGGCTTTCGATGGCGACGTGGATCGCATCGCCAACGAAGCGGGCAAGAACCCGACCGTGCGCGTGCTCTTTGCGTGGTATCTCGTGGGCATGAAGCATTACGACGATGCTTTGCGATTGTGGGAGACTCTGACTCCCGACGTTCAATCGAAACTCCAAGGCCAGGGTCGAAACCTGCGCAAGGCGCTGCTCGATGCGAAACAGTTCCGCGCGGCGCTCGAAGTACACCGCGACATCGAACCACGCGACGCTGTTCCGGATCCGGAAGTCTTCTTGAACGGGGGCTTTGAAGAGTTGATCACGGTGCCGGTAACCAAACCTTTCGGCTGGACCATTGCCTCAAACGTTCAGGCGCAAGTTTCAATTAATAATGAAGGCCACGGCGGCCGGCGCAGCGTGCAAATTGTTCTCAGTGCGGCGAACGGGCTCGAGCGCATCAACGCAACCCAAACCATCGTCGTCCAGCCTCACGCGAAATACCGCTTGGAATTTTATGCGCGTACCGACAAGCTTAATAGCGCAAGCACGCCGGTGGTCAACATCTTCGACCCCAAATACGACAAGGGGATTGCGAGTTCGGCGTCGCTGCCGACCGGCACGAACGGCTGGCAAAAATACTCAATTGATTTCACGATGAGCGATGGGGACGGCATCGTTATCACGATCGGCTGCCCTCCCTGTCCGGTCGGCAATGTCTGTCCAATTTTTGGAACTATCTGGTATGACGACTTCATTCTCCAACGCACCAGTGGCGGTCCGGGAAGAGCCGCGGCAAGTGCAAATCAGGAAGCCCGCGCCCCCGCCCGTTAG
- a CDS encoding GDP-mannose 4,6-dehydratase — protein sequence MRILITGGAGFIGSHLSDAYLERGDEVYVIDDLSTGSIENIRHLKDHPRFHYTIDNVANQPVTAELVDQCDVIFHLAAAVGVKLIVESPVRTIETNVHGTEVVLSLANKKKKKVLIASTSEVYGLSAEIPFREDGNLVMGATTKGRWSYACSKAIDEFLALAYWREKKLPTTVVRLFNTVGPRQTGQYGMVIPTFVKQALASRPITVYGSGKQSRCFCHVGDVVGGLMKLMDTDAAVGEVFNVGSNQEISIVDLAKRVKALAKSESEIVFVPYDEAYEEGFEDMPRRIPDISKVNKLVGFKPAMDLDGILKSVIDFHSGKQPPRQTSAIA from the coding sequence TTGCGAATTCTGATCACAGGCGGGGCCGGTTTCATCGGCTCACATTTGTCCGACGCATATCTGGAACGTGGCGATGAAGTCTATGTTATTGACGACCTCTCGACCGGCAGTATTGAAAACATCCGCCATCTTAAAGACCATCCGCGTTTTCACTACACGATCGACAACGTGGCCAACCAGCCGGTCACCGCTGAGCTGGTCGATCAATGTGATGTGATCTTTCATCTCGCCGCCGCTGTAGGCGTGAAACTCATTGTCGAAAGTCCCGTGCGCACCATCGAGACCAACGTGCACGGCACTGAAGTCGTGCTCTCGCTGGCAAATAAGAAAAAGAAGAAAGTCCTGATCGCTTCCACGTCAGAAGTTTACGGTTTAAGCGCAGAGATTCCTTTTCGCGAAGACGGCAATCTGGTGATGGGCGCGACCACGAAAGGCCGCTGGAGCTACGCGTGCTCGAAAGCGATCGACGAGTTTCTGGCGCTGGCTTATTGGCGCGAAAAGAAATTGCCGACCACCGTCGTACGTCTATTCAATACAGTCGGCCCGCGACAGACTGGTCAGTACGGCATGGTGATTCCCACCTTCGTAAAGCAGGCGCTGGCCAGCCGCCCGATCACGGTTTACGGCAGCGGCAAGCAATCGCGCTGCTTCTGCCACGTGGGTGACGTGGTCGGCGGCCTCATGAAGCTCATGGACACTGACGCCGCGGTAGGCGAAGTTTTCAACGTCGGTTCGAACCAGGAGATTTCGATTGTCGACCTCGCCAAGCGCGTAAAAGCATTGGCCAAGTCGGAATCTGAGATTGTGTTCGTCCCATACGATGAGGCTTACGAAGAGGGCTTCGAAGACATGCCGCGGCGCATCCCGGACATCTCAAAGGTGAACAAGCTGGTCGGCTTCAAGCCGGCGATGGATCTCGACGGCATTCTAAAGTCGGTGATCGATTTTCATAGCGGGAAACAGCCACCCAGGCAAACCTCTGCGATCGCCTGA
- a CDS encoding glycosyltransferase, with translation MKILRIIARLNVGGPARHVVWLTDGLRANGYDTVLVTGVVPPGEDDMTYFAQSAGVTPQVIPQMSREISLRDALASWKIFRLMLRERPDLVHTHTAKAGTVGRVAGLLYRWLTPATLIGKPRACRFVHTYHGHVFHSYYGPKKTKLFLTIERALARLVTDRIIVVSEQQRREINEDFRVGTPEQYAVVPLGLDLGQFSDWQAKRSRLRQELNADDELLVGIVGRLTEIKNHAMFLRAAARAKELNRSAKDQRPMRFVIVGDGSLRGTLEDQARELGLADDVVFVGTREDPEFFYPALDVVALTSHNEGTPLTLIEAMANERPVVSTAVGGVVDLLGARLADETGYSVCERGISVKSGDVEGFAAGLTRLVQDEGLRKELGRRGGEFVARNYAKERLINDISNLYDQLLKAKAA, from the coding sequence TTGAAGATCCTCCGAATCATTGCCCGTTTGAACGTGGGTGGGCCGGCGCGGCACGTTGTGTGGTTGACTGACGGCCTGCGCGCAAACGGCTACGACACGGTTCTCGTGACCGGGGTGGTCCCGCCCGGTGAAGACGACATGACCTACTTCGCGCAGTCCGCCGGCGTGACTCCGCAGGTAATTCCGCAAATGAGTCGCGAGATTTCTCTGCGCGACGCGCTCGCGAGCTGGAAAATTTTCCGACTGATGCTGCGCGAGCGACCCGACCTTGTTCACACGCACACCGCCAAAGCCGGAACTGTCGGCCGCGTCGCGGGACTGCTTTATCGTTGGCTCACACCCGCAACGCTGATTGGCAAGCCGCGGGCTTGCCGCTTTGTCCACACGTATCACGGGCACGTTTTTCATAGCTACTATGGGCCGAAGAAGACAAAACTTTTCTTAACGATTGAGCGCGCGCTGGCGCGGCTGGTCACTGATCGAATCATCGTCGTGAGCGAGCAGCAGCGACGCGAAATAAACGAAGACTTCAGGGTCGGAACGCCCGAGCAGTACGCCGTAGTTCCGTTGGGCCTCGACCTAGGTCAATTCTCAGACTGGCAGGCGAAGCGCAGCCGTTTGCGGCAAGAACTAAACGCGGATGACGAACTACTCGTCGGAATCGTAGGCCGGCTGACCGAAATCAAGAACCACGCGATGTTCTTGCGCGCGGCGGCGCGGGCAAAGGAACTCAATCGATCTGCAAAAGATCAGCGGCCGATGCGCTTCGTCATTGTCGGAGATGGCAGCCTGCGCGGAACTCTCGAAGATCAAGCGCGCGAACTCGGGCTGGCGGACGATGTCGTCTTCGTGGGCACGCGTGAAGATCCGGAGTTTTTCTATCCGGCGCTGGACGTTGTTGCGCTCACCAGCCACAACGAAGGAACACCTCTCACACTGATTGAAGCGATGGCTAACGAACGCCCCGTGGTTTCGACGGCGGTGGGCGGCGTGGTCGATTTGCTTGGCGCCAGACTCGCTGACGAAACCGGCTACTCTGTGTGTGAACGCGGAATTTCCGTGAAAAGTGGCGACGTGGAGGGCTTCGCCGCAGGCCTCACCAGATTGGTCCAGGATGAGGGTTTACGAAAGGAGCTCGGCCGGCGGGGCGGCGAATTTGTGGCTCGTAATTATGCGAAAGAGCGCCTCATTAACGATATATCAAACTTGTACGATCAGCTTCTGAAAGCAAAAGCGGCATAG
- a CDS encoding dTDP-4-dehydrorhamnose 3,5-epimerase family protein — MQQKPALTPKPFHSGDINDVIVRPLRKFDDRRGWLTELFRHDELPAEFFPVMSYISSTKPGVARGPHEHIDQADLFCFIGPSNFKMRMWDNRPDSSTYQAVMTLVVGQDNPQAVVVPKGVVHAYQNVGETDGIVINCPNRLYMGDRRQEAIDEIRHEDDPDTIFRMDD; from the coding sequence ATGCAGCAGAAGCCGGCACTAACTCCTAAACCTTTCCACTCGGGCGATATTAACGACGTCATCGTTCGCCCGCTGCGAAAGTTCGACGATCGTCGCGGTTGGCTGACCGAACTCTTCCGGCACGACGAATTGCCGGCTGAGTTCTTTCCCGTGATGTCTTACATTTCTTCCACCAAGCCGGGCGTGGCGCGCGGACCTCATGAGCATATCGACCAGGCAGATTTGTTTTGCTTTATCGGACCGTCCAATTTCAAGATGCGCATGTGGGACAATCGTCCGGATTCTTCTACGTATCAGGCCGTGATGACTCTGGTGGTGGGCCAGGACAATCCTCAAGCCGTCGTCGTTCCGAAAGGAGTCGTCCATGCGTATCAAAACGTCGGCGAGACGGACGGCATAGTCATCAATTGCCCGAACCGTCTGTACATGGGCGACCGCCGTCAGGAAGCGATTGACGAGATCAGACATGAGGATGATCCGGATACAATCTTCCGCATGGATGATTAG
- a CDS encoding sugar phosphate nucleotidyltransferase, with translation MKGIVLAGGLGSRLRPLTSVTNKHLLPVYDQPMIYFPIQTLVNAGITDIMIVTGGNSAGDFLKLLGNGKAFGLKHLNYTYQEGEGGIAAALSLVEHFAAGDSICVVLGDNIIQGNIREAADAYREQGGGAKILLKQVSDPERFGVPELDGQRVLRIDEKPKQPKSEYAVIGIYMYDSAVFNIIRTLKPSGRGELEITDVNNAYISRGEMTWDKLDGWWTDAGTFESLLHASNLVAETGANNMELTHAAEAGTNS, from the coding sequence TTGAAAGGTATCGTTCTGGCAGGAGGATTAGGTAGCCGGTTGCGGCCGCTGACGTCGGTCACAAACAAGCACCTGCTACCGGTCTATGACCAACCGATGATCTATTTTCCGATCCAAACGTTGGTCAACGCAGGTATTACGGACATTATGATTGTCACCGGCGGTAATTCCGCCGGCGATTTTTTGAAGTTGCTCGGCAACGGCAAGGCGTTCGGATTGAAGCACCTGAACTACACTTATCAGGAGGGCGAAGGCGGCATTGCCGCGGCCCTCTCGCTGGTCGAGCACTTCGCCGCCGGAGATTCGATCTGCGTGGTTCTCGGCGACAACATTATCCAGGGAAATATTCGCGAGGCTGCCGACGCGTATCGCGAACAGGGCGGCGGTGCGAAGATTCTCCTGAAACAGGTTAGCGATCCGGAACGCTTCGGGGTACCTGAGCTTGACGGGCAGCGGGTCCTGCGAATTGACGAAAAACCGAAGCAGCCAAAATCAGAGTACGCAGTAATTGGGATTTACATGTACGACAGCGCAGTCTTTAACATCATTCGGACACTTAAGCCCTCCGGCCGCGGCGAGTTGGAAATAACCGACGTTAACAACGCCTACATCTCGCGCGGAGAAATGACCTGGGATAAATTAGACGGCTGGTGGACTGACGCTGGAACCTTTGAAAGTCTTTTACACGCCTCGAATCTGGTCGCCGAAACCGGCGCCAACAACATGGAACTTACACATGCAGCAGAAGCCGGCACTAACTCCTAA
- the asnB gene encoding asparagine synthase (glutamine-hydrolyzing): MCGIAGMVRGDGQPVDRQLLERMNDAIRHRGPDEDGFYVHNHVGMAMRRLSIIDLKSGQQPIPNQERTAWIVFNGEIYNYKEVRAQLENLGHHFQTNSDTEVVVHAYSRYGDDCAKHLRGMFAFAIWDEAKQELFLARDRVGKKPLLYAQTANGGLVFASEFMTLLLHPEVSRDIDREALHYYLTFMCVPAPLTAYRQIRKLEPGHTLRWRKGEIELKRYWLPDFSKKLDITEEEAGERLIEILRDAVRVRLMSEVPLGAFLSGGIDSSTVVALMSEVSSTPVKTFSIGFEEQDFSELHHARRVAEHVGADHHEFIVRPDALEVLPTLVEHYGEPYADSSAIPTYYVARETRRHVTVALNGDGGDESFAGYDRYSAMLLAQRYHRLPNVLRGGLIERAVQLLPGSDERRTLAARTKRFMRAVSLPNVERYMHWISVFDSPRQHDLYSEEFARETKAERAARFIEPWFVNANGAGLLDAALLADTMTYLPNDLLVKVDIATMAVSLEARSPFLDHHVIEFAASLPEHFKLRGLTKKYLLKRVLRQLLPAENLDRRKMGFGVPIGHWFRGSLQGFLREALLSEKALNRGLFKPEAVRRLVEQHVSGAQNHEHRLWTLLMLELWFQRFID; this comes from the coding sequence GTGTGTGGCATAGCAGGAATGGTTCGCGGGGACGGGCAGCCGGTCGACCGGCAGTTGCTCGAGCGCATGAATGATGCAATCCGCCATCGCGGGCCGGACGAGGATGGCTTTTACGTACACAACCATGTCGGAATGGCGATGCGTCGCCTTTCGATTATCGATCTGAAATCCGGCCAGCAACCGATCCCCAATCAGGAACGCACCGCCTGGATCGTATTTAACGGCGAAATCTACAACTATAAAGAAGTCCGCGCGCAGCTCGAGAACCTCGGCCACCACTTCCAAACGAATTCAGATACCGAAGTTGTCGTTCATGCCTACTCAAGGTACGGCGACGATTGCGCGAAGCATTTGCGCGGCATGTTTGCGTTCGCGATCTGGGATGAAGCAAAGCAGGAATTGTTTCTGGCGCGCGATCGAGTGGGGAAGAAGCCGCTGCTCTACGCGCAGACCGCCAACGGCGGCCTGGTGTTTGCTTCCGAGTTCATGACCCTGCTGCTGCATCCGGAAGTAAGTCGCGATATCGATCGCGAAGCGCTGCATTATTACCTCACGTTCATGTGCGTGCCCGCGCCGCTCACCGCCTATCGCCAAATCAGAAAACTTGAACCGGGCCACACCCTGCGTTGGCGTAAGGGCGAGATCGAACTTAAGCGTTACTGGCTGCCGGACTTCAGCAAAAAGCTGGACATCACGGAAGAAGAAGCCGGCGAACGGCTCATCGAGATTTTGCGCGACGCCGTGCGTGTCCGGCTGATGTCGGAAGTGCCGCTCGGAGCGTTTCTCTCCGGCGGCATTGATTCGAGCACCGTCGTGGCATTGATGAGCGAAGTCAGCTCGACGCCGGTAAAGACCTTCTCAATTGGATTTGAAGAACAGGATTTCAGCGAGCTGCATCACGCGCGTCGCGTGGCAGAACACGTCGGCGCCGATCACCACGAATTCATCGTCCGGCCTGATGCACTCGAAGTCCTGCCGACACTGGTCGAACACTACGGCGAGCCTTACGCCGATTCTTCGGCCATTCCGACGTACTACGTCGCGCGCGAGACTCGCCGTCACGTAACTGTGGCTTTGAATGGCGACGGTGGTGACGAATCGTTCGCCGGCTATGATCGCTACTCTGCGATGCTGCTTGCGCAGCGATATCACCGCCTGCCGAATGTGCTACGCGGCGGTCTTATCGAACGCGCGGTCCAGCTTCTGCCAGGCTCGGACGAGCGGCGCACGCTCGCCGCCCGCACTAAGCGTTTTATGCGCGCGGTTTCGTTGCCGAACGTCGAACGGTACATGCACTGGATCAGCGTTTTCGACAGTCCGCGGCAGCACGATCTGTATTCAGAAGAGTTTGCCCGGGAAACCAAAGCTGAACGTGCGGCGAGGTTCATCGAGCCATGGTTCGTCAACGCGAACGGCGCGGGTCTGCTGGATGCGGCGCTGCTGGCGGACACCATGACTTACCTGCCCAACGATCTGCTGGTGAAAGTCGATATTGCGACGATGGCGGTGTCGTTGGAAGCGCGTTCGCCGTTTCTCGATCATCACGTCATCGAGTTCGCCGCGAGTCTGCCCGAGCATTTCAAGCTGCGCGGCCTCACGAAAAAATATCTTTTGAAGCGTGTACTGCGTCAATTGCTGCCCGCTGAGAATCTCGATCGGCGCAAGATGGGGTTCGGCGTACCGATCGGACATTGGTTCCGCGGTTCACTCCAGGGCTTTTTGCGTGAAGCCTTGTTGTCTGAAAAAGCCCTCAATCGTGGATTGTTCAAACCCGAAGCGGTTCGGCGTCTGGTTGAACAACACGTCAGCGGCGCGCAGAATCACGAGCACCGCCTGTGGACCCTGTTGATGCTCGAACTTTGGTTCCAACGGTTTATTGATTAG
- a CDS encoding glycosyltransferase family 39 protein has translation MNGVIAFLAFVLSVAILLFVPTLAAPYSSQYGPVTVFYCGAALLVCGLFAAIVGAIIRREPSHGAYLLKLFLLALLIRVLIGSAIFALNAQDFFGGDAWTYDFNGQQQLLAWGGDKFAQLEVDRFVGKSYRSGWGMVSMVAVIYAMLGRNMLAVQFVNAVLGAATAPVIFLTAKQVFNNRRVAEVAGFAVGFYPSLVLWSSQGLKDGPIVLFLALTILATIKLGHKLSVPWGAVLVGSLLGVLAFRFYVFYMLLLAVVAAFVIGMREVTMQSMARQLVVVVLLALSLTYLGVTRYANIQVESYADFEQLQRTRHDAARSAQSGFGRDVDVSTASGALTTIPVGMVYLLFAPFPWQLGSLRQSLTLPEMVIWWAAFPLLILGIWFSIKHRLRQMSPILIFTAMLTLAYSVFQGNVGTAYRQRAQVLVFYFIFVAVGAVLMKEKREERRKRNAEELRAASVRIPRRLIKEPSGSG, from the coding sequence ATGAATGGCGTTATCGCATTCCTCGCTTTCGTGCTTTCGGTGGCGATCCTGCTGTTTGTGCCGACTTTGGCCGCTCCCTATTCGTCTCAGTATGGACCAGTGACAGTGTTTTACTGCGGCGCCGCTCTGCTGGTGTGTGGCCTCTTTGCCGCAATTGTCGGGGCAATTATCCGGCGCGAGCCGTCCCACGGTGCCTATCTCTTAAAGTTGTTTCTGCTGGCGCTCCTGATCCGAGTCTTGATCGGGTCCGCGATATTTGCCTTAAACGCGCAGGACTTTTTCGGTGGTGATGCCTGGACTTACGATTTTAACGGCCAGCAGCAATTGCTCGCCTGGGGGGGCGATAAGTTTGCTCAACTGGAAGTTGATCGCTTCGTGGGCAAGAGTTACCGCTCAGGGTGGGGAATGGTGTCCATGGTTGCGGTTATCTATGCCATGCTGGGACGAAACATGCTCGCGGTTCAGTTCGTGAATGCAGTGCTGGGCGCGGCCACGGCCCCCGTGATCTTTTTGACCGCCAAACAGGTCTTTAACAATCGCCGAGTCGCCGAGGTGGCAGGTTTTGCAGTCGGCTTTTATCCCTCGCTCGTTTTATGGTCTTCGCAGGGACTAAAGGACGGACCGATCGTGCTGTTTTTGGCGCTCACCATCCTGGCGACAATTAAGCTCGGACATAAACTTAGCGTGCCCTGGGGAGCGGTACTCGTTGGCTCGCTGCTTGGTGTGCTGGCTTTTCGCTTTTATGTTTTCTACATGCTATTGCTGGCCGTTGTGGCCGCATTCGTAATTGGCATGCGCGAAGTGACCATGCAAAGCATGGCGCGTCAATTGGTAGTGGTGGTTCTGCTCGCTTTGTCGCTGACATATTTGGGAGTTACCAGATACGCCAACATTCAAGTCGAATCGTACGCCGACTTTGAACAGCTTCAGCGCACCCGTCATGATGCGGCGAGATCGGCCCAATCGGGTTTTGGCAGAGACGTGGACGTTTCGACCGCCTCCGGGGCCCTGACTACAATTCCGGTGGGAATGGTCTATCTGCTGTTCGCGCCGTTTCCGTGGCAATTGGGTTCGTTGCGCCAAAGCTTGACGCTGCCGGAAATGGTGATTTGGTGGGCCGCGTTTCCACTTTTAATCCTGGGGATCTGGTTTTCGATAAAACATCGTCTGCGACAGATGTCCCCCATTTTGATTTTCACTGCAATGCTGACTCTGGCTTACTCAGTTTTCCAGGGAAACGTCGGTACGGCGTATCGGCAGCGCGCGCAAGTTCTGGTTTTCTATTTCATCTTTGTGGCGGTCGGCGCTGTGCTGATGAAAGAAAAACGTGAAGAGAGACGGAAGCGCAACGCAGAAGAGTTGCGGGCCGCTTCTGTCCGTATTCCGCGGCGCCTGATAAAAGAGCCATCCGGCAGTGGATGA
- a CDS encoding NAD-dependent epimerase/dehydratase family protein, translating into MEKLNILVTGGAGFIGSHLTDALIERGHRVRVLDLLVPQVHGNGLPQHVNPEAEFIHGDVCDQQTVDRALKGVDAVFHQAAEVGVGQSMYEIDRYVRANDLGTGVLLQRLLGYKDRIRKLVVASSMSIYGEGAYTCAKCGTVYPQVRPLTQLLERRWEMECDNCSSQLMPAPTREDKPLNPTSIYAITKQDQEQFCLVVGRAYRIPTVALRYFNVYGPRQALSNPYTGVCAIFSARLLNDQPPVIFEDGEQTRDFVHISDIVQANLLALEADGADYQIVNIGTGVPTSVRQIAGLLAEGLGKNISPEIVSRYREGDIRHCVADISRARQQIGYAPRVTLEMGIPELLKWVREQTPEDQVSKATAELETRQLVR; encoded by the coding sequence TTGGAAAAGTTGAACATCCTGGTTACCGGGGGCGCCGGCTTTATCGGGTCGCATCTTACCGACGCACTCATCGAGCGGGGCCACCGGGTGCGCGTCCTTGATTTGCTGGTTCCGCAGGTCCACGGCAACGGCTTGCCGCAACACGTGAATCCGGAAGCCGAGTTTATTCACGGCGATGTGTGCGATCAGCAAACCGTCGATCGCGCCCTGAAAGGCGTGGATGCGGTCTTTCATCAGGCGGCCGAAGTCGGTGTCGGTCAGTCGATGTATGAAATTGATCGATACGTGCGCGCGAACGACCTGGGCACCGGAGTCCTTTTACAGCGTCTCCTCGGCTACAAGGATCGAATTAGGAAACTGGTCGTAGCTTCTTCGATGTCAATCTACGGCGAGGGTGCTTACACCTGTGCCAAGTGCGGCACTGTCTATCCTCAAGTGCGCCCGCTAACGCAGTTGTTGGAACGCCGCTGGGAGATGGAATGTGACAATTGCAGCTCGCAGCTTATGCCGGCGCCGACTCGCGAGGACAAGCCGTTAAATCCGACTTCGATATATGCAATCACTAAACAGGATCAAGAGCAGTTTTGCCTCGTCGTAGGACGGGCATACCGAATTCCCACGGTGGCACTTCGTTATTTTAATGTGTACGGCCCGCGGCAGGCCTTGTCGAATCCTTACACGGGTGTCTGCGCGATTTTCTCAGCGCGACTGCTGAACGATCAGCCGCCGGTGATCTTTGAGGATGGCGAACAGACGCGGGACTTTGTGCACATCAGCGATATCGTGCAGGCCAACCTGCTCGCCCTTGAAGCTGACGGCGCGGATTACCAGATCGTGAACATCGGTACCGGCGTACCGACTTCGGTGCGGCAGATTGCCGGCCTTCTGGCGGAAGGACTAGGCAAAAACATCTCGCCCGAAATTGTGTCGCGCTATCGCGAGGGTGACATTCGCCATTGCGTGGCGGACATCTCGCGGGCTCGGCAGCAGATCGGCTATGCGCCGCGAGTCACACTCGAAATGGGAATTCCGGAGTTGCTAAAGTGGGTGCGCGAGCAAACACCTGAGGATCAGGTGAGTAAGGCCACCGCCGAACTGGAAACGCGTCAACTTGTTCGATAA